One part of the Thiothrix nivea DSM 5205 genome encodes these proteins:
- the rpiA gene encoding ribose-5-phosphate isomerase RpiA, whose amino-acid sequence MTQDEMKKAAAEAALAYVEAGMIVGIGTGSTANHFIDLLAGIKGKIDGTVASSIASAKRLEGHGIRVMDLNEAGQLSLYVDGADESNEHLHLVKGGGGALTREKIVAGAADKFVCIADDTKLVKVLGKFPLPIEVIPMAQALVAREMVKLGGNPVLREGFTTDNGNIILDIHGMEITDPVTMENRINQIPGVVTNGLFAIRPADVLILGGPDGARTVG is encoded by the coding sequence ATGACCCAGGACGAAATGAAAAAAGCGGCAGCAGAAGCCGCACTCGCCTATGTTGAAGCCGGTATGATTGTCGGTATCGGTACCGGTTCCACTGCCAACCACTTCATCGACCTATTGGCGGGCATCAAGGGCAAGATCGACGGCACGGTTGCCAGTTCCATCGCCAGTGCCAAGCGTCTGGAAGGCCATGGCATCCGGGTCATGGATTTGAACGAAGCTGGCCAGTTGTCGTTATACGTCGATGGCGCGGATGAATCCAACGAGCACCTGCACCTGGTCAAGGGCGGTGGTGGTGCGCTGACCCGCGAAAAGATTGTGGCTGGTGCGGCTGATAAATTCGTTTGTATTGCCGATGACACCAAGTTGGTGAAAGTGCTGGGTAAGTTCCCGTTGCCGATCGAAGTTATCCCCATGGCACAAGCACTGGTCGCGCGTGAAATGGTCAAGCTGGGTGGCAACCCGGTGCTGCGTGAAGGTTTCACCACCGACAACGGCAATATTATCCTCGACATCCACGGCATGGAAATCACCGACCCGGTAACGATGGAAAACCGCATCAACCAGATTCCGGGTGTTGTTACCAACGGCCTGTTTGCGATCCGCCCGGCGGATGTGCTGATCCTTGGCGGCCCCGACGGCGCGCGCACAGTGGGGTAA
- the ilvA gene encoding threonine ammonia-lyase, biosynthetic yields MNKSLIKRILTARVYDVAIETPLERARNLSTRLGNEIYLKREDLQPVFSFKLRGAFNKMFALTPEERAHGVVAASAGNHAQGVALSGSRLGIKTTIVMPKTTPEIKVKAVESFGGTAVLHGSSYDEAYAHARELEQEQHMTFVHPFDDLDVIAGQGTIGMELLRQHSGPIEAVFLCVGGGGLLAGVGSYLKYLYPDIKIIGVEHEEAPTLYTSLQAGERTQLAQVGTFADGAAVKLIGEKTFDIAKNIVDEVILVSTDETCAAIKDVFEDTRTLLEPAGALSVAGMKKYVAREQVQGKHLIAVASGANINFDRLRHVAERAELGEGREALLAVTIPERPGSFREFCHAISNRPITEFNYRYSDDRDAQVFAGVKIVGGKQERETLLKDLTGRGYPVTDLTDNEVAKIHLRYMVGGHSNGAKNEVLYRFMFPERPGALLHFLTSMSAGWNISLFHYRNHGSDFGRVLVGIQVPPEERDEFCQFLDKLGYDYWDETENPAYQRFLG; encoded by the coding sequence ATGAACAAATCCCTGATCAAACGCATCCTCACCGCCCGCGTCTATGACGTGGCTATCGAAACCCCACTGGAACGGGCGCGCAACCTGAGCACCCGGCTAGGCAATGAGATTTACCTCAAGCGCGAAGACCTGCAACCGGTGTTTTCCTTCAAGCTACGCGGTGCTTTCAACAAGATGTTTGCGCTGACGCCGGAAGAACGCGCCCACGGTGTGGTGGCTGCCTCTGCGGGCAACCATGCGCAAGGTGTGGCGCTATCCGGTTCACGCCTCGGTATCAAGACCACCATCGTCATGCCCAAGACCACGCCGGAAATCAAGGTGAAAGCGGTGGAATCTTTTGGCGGTACGGCGGTACTGCATGGCAGCTCCTACGACGAAGCCTACGCCCACGCGCGTGAGCTGGAACAAGAGCAGCACATGACCTTCGTCCACCCCTTCGACGATCTGGACGTGATCGCCGGGCAGGGCACCATCGGCATGGAACTGCTGCGCCAGCATTCCGGCCCGATCGAAGCCGTGTTCCTGTGCGTCGGCGGCGGTGGCTTGCTGGCTGGGGTTGGCAGCTACCTCAAATACCTCTACCCCGACATCAAAATCATCGGGGTGGAACATGAGGAAGCGCCAACGCTTTACACCTCCCTGCAAGCGGGTGAGCGCACGCAATTGGCGCAAGTTGGCACCTTCGCTGACGGCGCGGCAGTCAAACTGATCGGGGAAAAAACGTTCGACATCGCCAAAAATATCGTCGACGAAGTGATTTTGGTCAGTACCGATGAAACCTGTGCCGCCATCAAGGACGTGTTCGAGGACACCCGCACCCTGCTGGAACCGGCAGGCGCGCTTTCCGTGGCTGGCATGAAAAAATACGTCGCCCGCGAACAGGTTCAGGGCAAGCACCTGATCGCTGTCGCCAGTGGCGCGAACATCAATTTCGACCGCCTGCGCCATGTGGCCGAACGCGCCGAGCTGGGCGAAGGCCGCGAAGCCTTGCTGGCCGTGACCATTCCGGAACGCCCCGGCAGTTTCCGCGAATTCTGCCACGCCATCAGCAACCGCCCGATCACCGAATTCAACTACCGCTATTCCGATGACCGGGATGCGCAGGTATTCGCCGGGGTGAAGATTGTGGGCGGCAAGCAGGAGCGCGAAACCCTGTTGAAAGACCTGACCGGCAGGGGCTATCCAGTCACGGATCTGACGGATAACGAAGTTGCCAAGATTCATTTACGTTATATGGTGGGTGGGCACTCCAACGGCGCAAAAAACGAAGTGTTGTACCGTTTTATGTTCCCGGAACGCCCCGGTGCATTACTGCATTTTCTCACCAGCATGAGCGCGGGCTGGAATATCAGCCTGTTCCACTACCGTAATCACGGCTCGGACTTCGGGCGGGTGCTGGTGGGGATTCAAGTCCCACCGGAAGAGCGTGATGAGTTCTGCCAATTCCTCGACAAATTGGGGTATGACTATTGGGATGAGACGGAAAATCCGGCATATCAGAGGTTTTTGGGGTAA
- a CDS encoding thrombospondin type 3 repeat-containing protein — translation MTTLFERKKGTIALFAVGVGFYSGLLSSAYAFTPPAPPAYEFIDEDGVPDASDNCPLDSNADQANIDHDGLGDVCDPDRDGDNVANGADAFPDNPAEWLDTDGDKVGNNADTDDDGDGLPDQWEKDNGLDPLNKADAALDNDKDGLSNKQEYTYQTNPNKADSDGDGMNDKQELDAGRNPNDPSDVNVQPPAQPDPAKVIPIIMQLLLE, via the coding sequence ATGACGACTTTATTCGAGCGTAAAAAGGGAACAATTGCCTTGTTTGCTGTTGGGGTTGGGTTTTATTCAGGCTTGTTGTCTTCAGCTTATGCGTTTACGCCTCCAGCGCCGCCTGCTTACGAATTCATTGATGAGGATGGCGTACCGGACGCAAGCGACAACTGCCCGCTGGACAGCAATGCCGACCAAGCCAATATCGACCATGATGGCTTGGGCGATGTTTGTGATCCAGACCGTGACGGTGACAATGTGGCAAACGGTGCGGATGCCTTCCCGGATAACCCTGCTGAATGGCTGGACACGGATGGCGACAAGGTTGGCAACAATGCTGACACTGATGATGATGGTGACGGCCTGCCAGACCAGTGGGAAAAGGATAACGGCCTCGACCCATTGAATAAAGCTGATGCGGCGCTGGACAACGATAAGGATGGCTTGAGCAATAAGCAGGAATACACGTATCAGACCAACCCGAACAAGGCGGATAGTGATGGCGATGGCATGAATGACAAGCAGGAACTGGACGCGGGCCGTAACCCAAATGATCCATCCGATGTCAATGTCCAGCCTCCGGCGCAGCCGGATCCCGCCAAGGTTATCCCCATCATCATGCAGTTGCTGCTGGAATGA
- a CDS encoding PKD domain-containing protein, giving the protein MSSYNLASNGDINGDNVIDSGDLIKWNPANDQAKLNGIDYSAQIEPIINKIHQNQDITADAKYFFNKPPVAGVGSDQTVAQNESIRLDGSSSYDPDGSIIAYEWRYGSNVVSHDAIFTLDPLPPGAHVLNLTVTDDDGAKNDKSVTITVSDAENCSGVATQEGYIEVTLAWTDQSLNMDLSTDLSQQVGNFDIQDADCLLEHYYIPVGAEVSPGSYPVKVAYTGSPADKNELNTIVTIKVPGSNQSRMVSLNLLDDLTEGKIADIVISEDGVEFVPVDNFEREAVVLYNRTENSEIYVQAYAQFSAGSQTSSTEYSSGWSGQLPQQGYSGNVLFDVIWNISQAILGGPLAGAQIDLFDADGYNTVLDDGSSSLYTTTASYGSSAYTAGIIVVPGTVRAALQDDKLYVVRVRGGADIDPDSDQQVNSGVVNSQASLHALVTGAELKALGFKVNILTEFAYQLGKGLLGGERAALRSRMNQTSRCLLSNDMNADGAINHLDALVWTPNGNTGKLFRPYHDNFLPIMARMRNGENVYADMFNLAAKPVLEGGSFTIQEDLARGSAIGQVKYCALEQAPTAYRISGAGAENFQIGTDGVLSLSATASLDYETQRIYTLYVTGSNDYGDSLPVTVYVTVTADGSPLLGTLDAFVTEGAVGGTEVGTLPVTAGASPVTAIRLVGTGAGNFAVSSAGVMTVKTGAQFDHALVPNYTLQAIATNAAGDSGPAQVKIKVYDDVPTLPSPFYARITEEIPGGTRLGRLGYYPGLTPINAFTVSGIGAERFTVDTGGYIHIAGNSNEKPIQNDNISTYRLQVTATNDRGTSAPVDMTVDVLQSSDANALVVNNFSTDVFIHTPNNTAVGIVGYTYALHPASTFELSGDDSAGFAILANGTLVLTDNSVLEGKAGQELSFTVKAGNAYGAESNTATIKINVKDDVPKLYPMSSSILEGSVAGTKVGKLGYSYGVSPIVQFTLTGEGAEQFAIDGNGLVTVAEGANLSRASTAVYSLTAQATNSLGRTAATSVNITVYSSAPTLRSSSIAVIENSVVGERVAIVPVVTIGNSAITGFTLSGTGSEAFAVDAQGYVTVADSSLLDAEQVSGFDLQVTATNTQGASEPVALTITVTDIPDGAVPTVNAGADQSVYRGDTVTLTAEAADSDGTIASYVWKEGSTVLSNASSFAKADFGVGTHTITLTVTDDDGNQVTDTVTVTVSVIVDNDPPHLTLSGDSIVVVKVGNAYTEPGASARDDVDGVVAVNISGTVNTAEAGDYTLTYTATDNAGNTATKTRLVRVVTDNMTLLGSIRTSGGYVFDIALSNDGTKIFAAGYLAGLIIFDITNPAQPYVLSSFDTDGEARGVTLSADNKRAYVADSDKGLKVIDVSNPASPSLSGTYSITSGETWGVTLSKDEKVAYLSNVSDGIDAVDISNLGSMSSLGKVSGLGVVWASKLSGDGEKLYVAAHSGGMKVLDVRNPENISIIGSIQADYARYLTLSSDESKAFVAAQSGGMKVVDITNPSSLSLLGEYSALSSIQGIDLSNDETIAFVADSSAGLHMVDISTANNPALISSFNTPGNALRVQLSNDGSKVYVADWSGGLLILGVVQ; this is encoded by the coding sequence CTGAGTAGTTACAATTTAGCGAGTAATGGCGATATTAATGGCGATAATGTCATTGATTCCGGTGATCTGATTAAATGGAATCCAGCTAATGATCAAGCCAAACTGAATGGTATTGATTATTCCGCTCAGATAGAACCGATCATTAACAAGATCCATCAGAATCAGGACATCACTGCTGACGCCAAATATTTTTTCAACAAGCCTCCTGTTGCGGGTGTGGGTAGTGACCAGACGGTTGCCCAGAATGAGTCTATCCGGCTGGATGGTAGCAGTAGTTATGATCCGGACGGTTCCATCATTGCCTATGAATGGCGCTATGGTTCTAACGTTGTCAGTCATGACGCCATTTTTACGTTAGACCCGCTACCGCCAGGCGCACATGTGCTCAATCTTACTGTCACGGATGATGATGGTGCGAAAAATGATAAGTCTGTCACCATTACGGTCAGTGATGCTGAAAATTGCAGTGGCGTTGCTACTCAAGAGGGATATATCGAGGTTACCCTGGCCTGGACTGATCAGAGTCTGAATATGGATTTGTCCACCGATTTGTCACAGCAGGTGGGTAACTTTGACATCCAGGATGCCGATTGTCTCCTGGAACATTACTACATACCCGTGGGAGCAGAGGTCAGTCCGGGGTCTTATCCGGTAAAGGTCGCCTACACTGGCAGCCCGGCTGACAAGAATGAACTGAATACCATTGTCACCATCAAGGTTCCTGGTTCCAATCAGTCGCGCATGGTCAGCCTGAATCTGCTGGACGATTTGACGGAAGGCAAGATTGCCGACATCGTGATCAGTGAGGATGGTGTGGAATTCGTTCCGGTGGATAACTTCGAGCGTGAAGCTGTGGTGCTCTATAACCGGACAGAAAACAGTGAAATCTACGTACAGGCTTACGCCCAGTTCAGTGCGGGTAGCCAAACCAGCAGTACTGAGTACAGTTCCGGCTGGAGTGGTCAGTTGCCCCAACAGGGCTACAGCGGCAATGTTTTGTTCGATGTGATCTGGAATATCAGCCAAGCTATCCTAGGCGGGCCGCTGGCGGGGGCACAAATAGACTTGTTTGACGCCGATGGTTATAACACCGTGCTGGATGATGGCAGCAGTAGTCTATACACCACTACTGCATCCTACGGTTCATCGGCCTATACGGCAGGGATCATCGTTGTACCGGGGACTGTCCGGGCTGCCTTGCAGGACGACAAGCTGTATGTTGTCCGGGTACGTGGAGGGGCTGATATTGACCCGGATTCTGACCAGCAGGTCAACTCTGGGGTGGTGAATTCCCAAGCCAGCCTGCACGCTTTGGTGACAGGGGCGGAACTCAAAGCGCTGGGTTTCAAGGTCAATATCCTGACTGAGTTCGCTTACCAGCTTGGCAAGGGCTTGTTGGGTGGGGAACGCGCTGCCCTGCGTTCCCGGATGAACCAGACATCCCGTTGCCTGCTGTCTAATGACATGAATGCCGATGGCGCGATTAACCATCTGGACGCCTTGGTGTGGACGCCTAACGGTAATACCGGCAAGTTGTTCCGCCCCTATCATGACAACTTCCTGCCGATCATGGCCAGGATGCGTAACGGTGAAAATGTCTACGCTGATATGTTCAATCTGGCGGCCAAACCGGTGCTGGAGGGGGGCAGCTTCACCATTCAGGAGGATTTGGCTCGTGGTAGTGCTATTGGCCAAGTCAAATATTGTGCGCTGGAGCAGGCGCCAACGGCCTACCGTATTAGCGGTGCTGGCGCGGAAAACTTCCAGATCGGCACGGATGGCGTTTTGTCTTTGTCAGCCACGGCAAGCCTGGACTACGAAACACAACGTATTTATACCTTGTATGTTACTGGCAGCAATGACTACGGTGACTCCCTGCCGGTCACGGTGTACGTGACGGTAACTGCCGATGGCTCGCCACTGTTGGGCACACTGGATGCCTTTGTGACTGAAGGGGCTGTCGGGGGTACGGAGGTTGGAACCTTGCCGGTTACGGCAGGTGCTTCGCCGGTAACGGCAATCCGTCTGGTGGGTACTGGCGCGGGCAACTTTGCCGTCAGTAGTGCTGGGGTAATGACAGTGAAAACGGGTGCGCAGTTTGATCATGCCCTGGTTCCAAACTACACCTTGCAGGCGATTGCCACCAATGCAGCCGGTGACAGTGGCCCGGCGCAGGTGAAAATCAAGGTTTACGATGATGTGCCGACCTTGCCGTCGCCATTTTACGCGCGGATCACGGAGGAAATACCAGGCGGAACCCGGCTTGGCAGGTTGGGATATTATCCGGGCCTAACGCCTATCAACGCATTCACTGTCAGTGGCATCGGGGCTGAACGGTTCACGGTGGATACAGGTGGTTATATCCACATAGCAGGCAACTCAAACGAAAAACCCATCCAGAATGACAATATCAGCACTTACCGCCTACAGGTCACGGCTACCAATGACCGGGGAACCAGTGCGCCTGTGGACATGACGGTTGACGTGCTGCAAAGCTCTGACGCCAATGCCCTGGTTGTTAATAATTTCTCCACGGATGTTTTTATCCATACACCCAACAATACTGCGGTGGGCATTGTTGGTTACACCTATGCATTGCATCCGGCCAGCACGTTTGAACTCAGTGGGGATGATTCCGCAGGGTTTGCCATTCTTGCTAATGGTACCCTGGTGCTCACTGACAACAGCGTGCTGGAAGGCAAGGCAGGGCAAGAACTCAGTTTTACAGTGAAAGCGGGCAATGCTTACGGTGCTGAAAGTAACACGGCAACCATCAAGATCAATGTCAAGGACGATGTTCCCAAGCTGTACCCCATGTCCAGCAGTATTCTGGAGGGTAGTGTTGCCGGAACCAAGGTGGGCAAGCTGGGTTATAGTTATGGCGTCAGCCCTATTGTCCAGTTCACCCTGACGGGGGAAGGTGCGGAACAGTTTGCCATTGATGGCAATGGTTTGGTGACAGTGGCGGAAGGCGCGAACCTGAGCCGCGCCAGCACAGCCGTCTATAGCCTGACGGCGCAAGCAACCAATTCCCTGGGGCGTACCGCAGCTACCAGTGTCAATATCACTGTCTACAGCAGTGCGCCTACGCTCAGGAGCAGCAGTATCGCTGTGATTGAGAATTCTGTGGTAGGTGAGCGTGTGGCAATTGTACCGGTAGTGACGATTGGCAACAGCGCGATTACCGGCTTTACGTTATCAGGAACTGGTTCTGAAGCATTCGCCGTGGATGCGCAAGGCTATGTCACGGTTGCCGATAGCAGCTTGCTGGACGCCGAACAGGTCAGCGGTTTTGATTTGCAGGTAACGGCCACCAATACCCAGGGAGCCAGTGAGCCGGTTGCCCTGACGATTACCGTGACCGATATACCGGATGGGGCTGTGCCAACGGTGAATGCTGGTGCAGACCAGTCTGTTTACCGGGGTGACACTGTTACCTTGACGGCAGAAGCTGCGGATAGTGATGGTACTATCGCCAGCTATGTCTGGAAGGAGGGCAGTACGGTGCTCAGCAACGCCAGTAGTTTCGCCAAGGCTGATTTTGGCGTTGGCACGCATACCATTACGCTCACGGTGACGGATGATGATGGCAATCAGGTAACAGATACCGTGACCGTCACTGTGTCGGTCATTGTGGATAATGATCCTCCACATCTTACGTTAAGCGGGGATAGCATTGTCGTTGTCAAAGTTGGCAATGCCTATACCGAACCCGGTGCTTCAGCCAGGGATGATGTTGATGGCGTGGTTGCCGTAAATATCAGTGGTACGGTCAATACCGCCGAGGCAGGGGATTACACGCTGACCTATACGGCCACAGATAATGCTGGTAATACTGCGACTAAAACCAGGCTTGTGCGGGTAGTCACTGACAACATGACGTTACTTGGCAGCATTAGGACTAGCGGGGGCTATGTTTTTGATATTGCTTTATCCAATGACGGGACGAAGATATTTGCCGCTGGATATTTAGCGGGGTTGATCATCTTCGACATAACAAACCCGGCGCAACCTTATGTGCTTAGCAGTTTTGATACTGATGGGGAGGCTCGAGGGGTTACATTGTCAGCAGATAATAAACGGGCTTATGTTGCTGACTCTGACAAGGGGTTGAAAGTCATTGATGTCAGTAATCCTGCCAGCCCTTCGTTATCAGGTACTTATTCGATAACAAGTGGGGAGACATGGGGAGTAACCCTTTCCAAAGATGAGAAAGTAGCCTATTTGTCCAATGTTAGTGATGGTATAGATGCTGTTGATATTTCTAATCTGGGAAGTATGTCTTCACTGGGTAAAGTAAGTGGGCTAGGGGTAGTTTGGGCATCAAAACTTTCAGGTGACGGTGAAAAGCTGTATGTCGCTGCCCATTCGGGAGGCATGAAGGTGCTTGATGTCCGTAACCCAGAAAATATCTCAATTATCGGAAGCATCCAAGCAGATTATGCACGATATCTGACATTATCTTCCGATGAAAGCAAGGCATTCGTTGCCGCGCAGAGCGGTGGTATGAAGGTTGTGGACATTACAAATCCGAGTTCACTTTCTTTGCTGGGCGAATACAGTGCATTAAGCTCAATACAGGGTATCGACCTTTCCAACGACGAGACAATAGCTTTTGTCGCAGACTCTAGCGCGGGCTTACATATGGTGGATATTAGTACAGCGAACAATCCTGCTTTGATTAGTAGTTTCAATACGCCGGGTAATGCATTGAGAGTGCAACTTTCTAATGATGGTTCAAAAGTGTATGTGGCGGATTGGTCTGGGGGGCTGCTTATTTTGGGTGTCGTCCAATAG
- a CDS encoding ISAs1 family transposase translates to MKLHPTAAIVDHFASIPDPRLNRRKRHKLSDIFFITLCAVICGADDWASIELFGKSKRKWFTEVLGLQHGIPSHDTFGRVFGLIDTQQFSECFSRWVADLSDLSDGEIIAIDGKCLRRSLDSASDKAAIYMVSAWATRNQLVLGQQRVDDKSNEITAIPKLLMQLNMTGAVVTLDAMGCQTAIARQIIDQQADYLLSLKGNQGTLHQDVKLFFESANTCPPIGHTRYDGGHGRIETRIVRATSNIGWLKKDHPHWTKLTSIIAVTAIRECKDKTTEETRYFISSMDASNPERLGQVVRAHWGIENNLHWVLDYAFREDDQRMRSGNSDANMAVVRHIALNLVKTDKTIKVGVKNKRLNAGWDEDYLLKIVTGRLGATKIKI, encoded by the coding sequence ATGAAACTCCACCCAACCGCCGCTATTGTTGACCATTTTGCCTCCATCCCTGACCCACGTCTGAACCGCCGTAAGCGGCACAAACTCAGTGACATCTTCTTCATTACCCTGTGCGCAGTGATTTGCGGGGCGGATGACTGGGCTTCCATTGAGCTGTTCGGCAAATCCAAACGAAAATGGTTCACGGAGGTGTTGGGGTTGCAACACGGCATCCCGTCACACGATACCTTTGGCCGGGTTTTTGGCCTGATCGACACACAGCAGTTCAGTGAATGTTTCAGCCGCTGGGTGGCTGACCTGTCCGACCTCAGTGATGGCGAAATCATCGCGATTGATGGCAAATGCCTGCGCCGCAGCCTGGACAGTGCTTCGGACAAAGCGGCCATCTACATGGTCAGTGCCTGGGCGACCCGGAATCAATTGGTGCTGGGACAACAGCGGGTGGATGATAAATCCAACGAAATCACTGCCATCCCTAAACTATTGATGCAACTGAACATGACAGGAGCGGTAGTGACGTTGGATGCGATGGGTTGCCAAACGGCCATTGCCAGGCAGATCATCGACCAGCAAGCCGATTACCTGCTCAGCCTGAAAGGCAACCAGGGCACGCTCCATCAGGACGTGAAGCTATTTTTTGAATCGGCCAACACCTGCCCACCCATTGGCCATACCCGTTATGACGGCGGGCATGGACGGATTGAAACCCGCATCGTGCGGGCTACCTCCAACATTGGCTGGTTGAAGAAAGACCATCCCCATTGGACAAAACTGACCAGCATTATCGCTGTCACTGCCATCCGTGAATGCAAGGATAAGACCACTGAAGAAACCCGTTACTTCATCAGCAGCATGGATGCCTCCAACCCGGAGCGGCTGGGACAGGTCGTGCGGGCACACTGGGGCATTGAAAACAACCTGCACTGGGTGCTGGATTACGCTTTCCGCGAAGATGACCAGCGGATGCGTTCCGGCAACAGCGACGCCAACATGGCTGTCGTCCGCCACATTGCCCTCAATCTGGTTAAAACTGACAAAACCATCAAGGTCGGTGTGAAAAACAAACGCCTCAATGCCGGGTGGGATGAAGATTATCTGCTAAAAATTGTCACCGGCAGACTGGGGGCTACCAAGATTAAAATTTAG